In Chryseobacterium turcicum, a single window of DNA contains:
- a CDS encoding ATP-binding cassette domain-containing protein has translation MTNLVLENIFPKYFTPRNIEQSEIWNKNISFQKGNKLLIVAPSGSGKSTLATAMLGTHFQYEGDIKYDQQAVKKLHLEEIVKNRKEGVSLLFQDVRLIKDLSISENILLRVFNKDRKQFIPKMEEYAKRLGIENLLNKKAENCSYGERQRSAIVRSLINPTDFIIYDECFSHLDLNNKKIAFSLINEVSEESGSSVIFFELNEFPFEHDYQILHL, from the coding sequence ATGACTAATTTAGTATTAGAAAACATTTTCCCTAAATATTTCACTCCCAGAAATATCGAACAGTCTGAAATCTGGAATAAGAATATTTCTTTTCAAAAAGGAAATAAGCTTCTGATTGTTGCACCTTCTGGGAGTGGAAAATCTACATTGGCAACGGCAATGCTGGGTACTCATTTTCAATATGAAGGCGATATAAAATACGACCAGCAAGCGGTAAAAAAATTGCATTTGGAAGAAATTGTAAAAAACAGAAAAGAGGGAGTGAGTTTGCTTTTTCAAGATGTAAGGTTGATAAAAGACCTTAGTATTTCTGAGAATATTCTGCTTCGTGTTTTTAATAAAGACCGAAAACAATTTATTCCAAAAATGGAAGAATATGCCAAAAGACTGGGAATAGAAAACCTTCTGAATAAAAAAGCCGAAAACTGCTCGTATGGAGAACGCCAAAGAAGTGCCATTGTGAGAAGCCTGATTAATCCTACAGATTTTATTATTTATGATGAATGCTTCAGTCATTTGGATTTGAATAATAAAAAAATTGCCTTTTCACTAATTAATGAAGTTTCCGAAGAAAGCGGGAGCTCGGTCATCTTTTTTGAATTGAATGAGTTTCCATTTGAGCATGATTATCAAATTCTTCATCTATAA
- the scpA gene encoding methylmalonyl-CoA mutase codes for MRREIKNKIPQFNISEKQQEIYQFEKDGLELKSKYTAEDVKNKDITDSCPGVAPYLRGPYSTMYVQKPWTIRQYAGFSTAEESNAFYRRNLAAGQKGLSVAFDLATHRGYDSDHARVVGDVGKAGVAIDSVEDMKILFNEIPLDEISVSMTMNGAVLPILSFYIVAAEEQGVSQDKLSGTIQNDILKEFMVRNTYIYPPTPSMKIIADIFEYTSKNIPKFNSISISGYHMQEAGATPVLEMAYTLADGLEYVRTGIKAGMKVDDFAPRLSFFWAIGMNHFMEIAKMRAARYIWATLLEQFNPQNPKSLALRTHSQTSGWSLTEQEPFNNITRTAIEALSSALGGTQSLHTNALDEAIALPTDYSAKIARNTQIILQQESGICDVVDPMGGSNLVESLTQQMIEEAMKYIDEVEKEGGMTKAIEAGIPKMRIEEAAARKQAKIDSSEEFIIGVNSFKSALKQTPIEILDIDNTEVRRKQIERLDSIKSTRDSESVEQILNEIRESAKTGNGNLLALCIEAARRRVTLGEMSDAMEESFGRYKANIRTIQGVYAMNAGKNEYFGKALELTQKFEEAEGRRPRIMVAKMGQDGHDRGAKVVATAFADMGFDVDVAPLFQTPEEVAKQAVENDIHILGVSSLAAGHKTLVPQVVEELKKLGADDITIVVGGVIPQQDYEFLYANGADFIFGPGTNLPKCAVDILNRFLSNII; via the coding sequence ATGAGAAGGGAAATAAAAAACAAAATTCCTCAATTTAATATATCTGAAAAGCAGCAGGAAATCTATCAATTTGAAAAAGATGGGCTTGAGCTGAAATCAAAATACACGGCAGAAGACGTAAAAAATAAAGACATCACCGACAGTTGTCCGGGTGTTGCACCTTATTTAAGAGGTCCTTATTCTACGATGTATGTTCAGAAACCTTGGACGATTCGTCAATATGCAGGATTTTCTACAGCTGAAGAATCTAATGCTTTTTACAGAAGAAATTTAGCAGCCGGACAAAAAGGTCTTTCCGTGGCTTTTGATTTGGCAACACACAGAGGGTATGATTCCGACCATGCAAGAGTGGTGGGTGACGTTGGTAAAGCTGGTGTTGCGATTGATTCTGTGGAGGATATGAAAATTTTGTTTAATGAAATTCCTTTAGATGAAATATCGGTTTCAATGACGATGAATGGTGCGGTTTTACCGATTTTGTCTTTCTACATTGTTGCCGCAGAAGAACAGGGTGTCTCTCAGGATAAGCTTTCTGGAACCATTCAGAATGATATTTTGAAAGAATTTATGGTGCGTAATACCTATATCTATCCACCAACACCTTCCATGAAAATTATCGCGGATATTTTTGAATATACTTCTAAAAATATTCCAAAATTTAACTCTATTTCTATTTCTGGATATCATATGCAGGAAGCTGGAGCAACCCCGGTTTTGGAAATGGCTTATACATTAGCTGACGGTTTAGAATATGTAAGAACCGGAATAAAAGCTGGAATGAAAGTGGATGATTTTGCACCACGACTTTCATTTTTCTGGGCTATCGGAATGAATCATTTCATGGAAATTGCTAAAATGCGTGCGGCAAGATATATTTGGGCAACGCTTTTAGAGCAGTTTAATCCTCAAAATCCTAAGTCTTTAGCTTTAAGAACACATTCACAAACTTCAGGTTGGTCTTTAACAGAGCAAGAACCTTTCAATAATATCACGAGAACAGCTATTGAAGCATTGTCTTCGGCTTTAGGTGGAACGCAATCTTTACACACCAATGCTTTGGATGAAGCGATTGCTTTACCAACTGATTATTCGGCAAAAATTGCTAGAAACACACAGATTATTCTTCAGCAGGAAAGCGGAATTTGCGACGTGGTAGACCCGATGGGCGGAAGTAATTTGGTTGAATCTTTAACTCAGCAAATGATTGAAGAGGCCATGAAATATATCGATGAGGTAGAAAAAGAAGGGGGAATGACAAAAGCCATCGAAGCCGGAATTCCAAAGATGAGAATCGAGGAAGCGGCTGCAAGAAAACAGGCTAAAATTGATAGCAGTGAAGAGTTTATCATCGGTGTTAATTCATTTAAATCTGCTTTAAAACAGACTCCAATTGAGATTTTAGATATCGACAATACTGAAGTAAGAAGAAAACAGATTGAAAGATTAGATTCAATTAAATCTACCAGAGATTCTGAATCGGTTGAGCAAATTTTAAATGAAATCCGTGAATCTGCAAAAACAGGAAATGGAAATCTTTTGGCATTATGCATCGAAGCGGCTCGCAGAAGAGTGACTTTAGGTGAAATGAGTGATGCCATGGAAGAAAGTTTCGGACGTTACAAAGCCAACATCAGAACGATACAAGGAGTTTATGCTATGAATGCAGGTAAAAATGAATACTTCGGAAAAGCACTTGAGCTTACTCAAAAATTTGAAGAAGCTGAAGGTCGTCGCCCAAGAATTATGGTGGCAAAAATGGGACAAGACGGTCATGACCGTGGTGCAAAAGTAGTAGCAACAGCCTTTGCTGACATGGGATTTGATGTCGATGTTGCGCCATTATTTCAGACTCCGGAAGAAGTTGCCAAGCAGGCAGTAGAAAATGATATTCATATTTTAGGGGTGTCTTCTTTGGCAGCGGGTCACAAAACATTGGTTCCGCAGGTTGTAGAAGAATTAAAAAAACTCGGAGCAGATGATATTACAATCGTTGTAGGAGGAGTAATTCCGCAACAGGATTATGAGTTTTTATATGCAAACGGAGCCGACTTTATTTTTGGCCCGGGAACGAATCTTCCTAAATGTGCAGTGGATATTTTGAATAGATTTCTGAGTAACATAATTTAA
- a CDS encoding DUF4836 family protein: MKNTFMKSLLCAFAFAILFSCNSNKNDDILKYTTDTTLGLSRVNLNSISDKIPVEKILKEKKNLNDEGRVLLQLISKPKESGIDTNKPLYIMVEPGKSNSDPDVKAFFWISDKAKFQKSMSDLSKTKITIDKKDFIFEDGKLTGSIKGDMAMMSTEKSFNSYSRYDSLGGAAKLNEKYFTDFWARKGTSNKVIIDQVNESLVSGKDVSGWMNLGAVASYVSKGYIETLAVNKLIKDSGIGFDFSFDKGKVEMDTKTFFNSDMKKIVEKYYSKNNINYDLVKNVELDNAKSFSIGYFSLDFMRYLIKEAGFEATVNHYLASTNKTLEDITTTFTGDYAYMDMKENHPDSLGYYSDKRAVVLGFNPKKKDVLTSLLQGPLGESKKYTIVDNQVIFSDDQSINAQFQAKKAAKNSKLSKKTGITAYSWSDGSDYNRRETVPAKVIEISNESKENAGNLVSKSVITLDKKDENALYYFIMND; encoded by the coding sequence ATGAAAAACACATTCATGAAATCCCTACTGTGCGCATTTGCATTTGCGATTCTATTTTCTTGTAATTCTAATAAGAATGACGACATTTTAAAATACACGACTGATACGACTTTAGGTTTATCGAGAGTGAATTTAAATTCTATTTCTGATAAAATTCCGGTTGAAAAGATTCTGAAAGAGAAGAAAAACCTTAATGATGAAGGGAGAGTTCTTTTGCAATTAATCAGTAAACCAAAAGAGTCTGGCATCGATACCAACAAGCCTCTTTACATTATGGTAGAGCCTGGAAAATCTAATTCGGACCCAGATGTGAAAGCATTTTTCTGGATTAGCGATAAAGCTAAATTTCAAAAAAGCATGTCTGATCTTTCCAAAACTAAAATAACAATCGACAAAAAAGATTTTATTTTTGAAGATGGCAAACTGACGGGAAGCATCAAAGGTGATATGGCAATGATGTCGACAGAGAAATCTTTCAACTCATACTCGAGATATGATTCTTTGGGTGGTGCTGCGAAACTTAACGAAAAATATTTTACTGATTTTTGGGCAAGAAAAGGAACGTCAAACAAAGTAATCATCGATCAGGTAAACGAATCTTTGGTAAGCGGGAAAGATGTGAGCGGATGGATGAATCTTGGAGCAGTTGCAAGCTATGTTTCTAAAGGATATATAGAAACTCTTGCCGTTAATAAACTGATTAAAGATTCGGGTATTGGTTTTGATTTTAGCTTCGATAAAGGAAAAGTAGAAATGGATACCAAAACGTTTTTCAACAGCGATATGAAAAAGATTGTTGAGAAATATTATAGTAAAAACAACATCAACTATGATCTTGTAAAAAATGTAGAACTTGATAATGCGAAGTCTTTTTCTATCGGTTATTTTAGTTTAGATTTTATGAGATATCTGATTAAAGAAGCTGGTTTTGAAGCTACTGTAAACCATTATTTAGCTTCTACCAATAAAACTTTAGAAGATATTACGACTACTTTCACCGGAGACTATGCTTATATGGATATGAAAGAAAACCATCCAGACTCTTTGGGATATTACAGCGACAAAAGAGCTGTGGTTTTAGGCTTTAACCCTAAGAAAAAAGATGTTCTTACTTCGTTGCTTCAAGGTCCTTTAGGCGAAAGTAAAAAATACACCATTGTAGACAATCAGGTAATTTTCTCTGATGACCAAAGCATTAATGCACAGTTTCAAGCTAAAAAGGCTGCAAAAAATTCTAAGCTAAGCAAAAAAACAGGAATCACCGCATATTCTTGGTCTGATGGAAGCGACTACAACAGAAGAGAAACTGTACCTGCAAAAGTAATTGAGATATCAAACGAATCTAAAGAAAACGCCGGTAATTTAGTTTCTAAATCGGTCATCACTCTAGACAAGAAAGACGAAAACGCACTGTATTATTTTATAATGAATGACTAA
- a CDS encoding prolyl oligopeptidase family serine peptidase: protein MLLTAGVLFSATVYAQKMTYPKAIKGNQTDTYFGTAVADPYRDLENDSELTKKWVDEEVAYSQKYLSQIPFREQIKKQLTDIWNYEKIGAPFKEGDFTYYYKNDGLQAQSVLYRTNNKTKTTEVFLDPNKFSDKGTTSLSSLSFNKKGNLAAYSISEGGSDWNKIIIIDAITKKQIDETIVDVKFSGISWQGDEGFYYSSYEKPKEGTVLSGMTDKHKVYFHKLGTKQSADQLIFGGDKTPRRYLGAGVSEDQRYLIISAANATNGNELYIKDLKKGGDFVQVNKGFDINVDIADTDGDNLFIFTDKDAPNMRLVKTTIQNPSPETWKDVIPETENVLSVSGGGGYFFATYMIDAIDQVKQFDKTGKLIREISLPGKGNVGGFGGKETEKELYYSFSNYITPGTTYKFNADTGKSEIYQKPKVKFNPEDYVSEQVFYTSKDGTKVPMMINYKKGIKLNGKNPTILYSYGGFNVSLQPSFSVVNAIWMENGGVYAVPNIRGGGEYGKKWHDAGTKMQKKNVFEDFIAAGEYLQSKGYTSKEYMALSGRSNGGLLVGATMTMRPDLAKVAFPGVGVLDMLRYNKFTAGAGWSYDYGTAEDNKEMFDYLKSYSPVHNVKAGTCYPSTMIITSDHDDRVVPAHSFKFGAELQEKQKCANPILLRIEKNAGHGAGRATDQVISENADLISFALYEMGIKKLGK, encoded by the coding sequence ATGTTATTAACTGCCGGAGTTTTATTTTCGGCTACAGTTTATGCTCAAAAAATGACTTATCCTAAAGCAATCAAAGGAAATCAAACAGATACTTATTTCGGAACAGCCGTTGCAGATCCGTACAGAGATTTAGAAAATGATTCAGAACTTACCAAAAAATGGGTAGATGAAGAAGTTGCTTACAGTCAGAAATATTTATCTCAAATTCCATTCAGAGAGCAGATTAAAAAACAATTAACAGATATTTGGAATTACGAAAAAATAGGTGCACCTTTCAAAGAAGGAGACTTTACGTATTATTATAAAAACGACGGTTTGCAGGCACAGTCTGTTTTGTACAGAACCAATAATAAAACAAAAACAACAGAAGTTTTCTTAGACCCGAATAAGTTTTCAGATAAAGGAACGACATCGCTTTCTAGTTTATCTTTCAACAAAAAAGGAAACTTAGCAGCCTATTCGATTTCTGAAGGCGGAAGCGACTGGAATAAAATCATCATCATTGATGCTATTACGAAAAAGCAAATCGACGAAACAATTGTTGATGTAAAATTCAGCGGAATTTCTTGGCAGGGCGATGAAGGATTCTATTATTCAAGCTACGAGAAGCCGAAAGAAGGAACCGTACTTTCTGGAATGACAGATAAGCACAAAGTTTATTTTCATAAGCTAGGAACTAAGCAATCTGCTGATCAGCTAATTTTTGGTGGAGATAAAACGCCGAGAAGATACTTAGGAGCGGGAGTTTCTGAAGATCAGAGATATTTGATTATTTCTGCGGCAAATGCAACCAACGGAAACGAATTGTACATTAAAGACTTAAAGAAAGGCGGCGATTTCGTTCAGGTCAATAAAGGATTTGATATCAATGTAGATATCGCGGATACAGATGGTGACAACCTTTTCATTTTTACCGATAAAGATGCACCCAATATGCGTTTGGTGAAAACTACCATCCAAAACCCTTCTCCTGAAACTTGGAAGGACGTAATTCCTGAAACAGAAAATGTACTGTCTGTTTCTGGCGGTGGCGGTTATTTCTTTGCTACGTATATGATTGATGCAATCGATCAGGTGAAGCAATTTGATAAAACAGGAAAGCTGATCAGAGAAATTTCTCTTCCAGGAAAAGGAAATGTTGGAGGTTTTGGAGGTAAAGAAACAGAGAAAGAATTATATTATTCTTTCAGCAATTATATTACACCCGGAACTACTTATAAATTCAATGCAGATACCGGAAAATCTGAAATTTACCAGAAACCTAAAGTGAAATTTAATCCTGAAGATTATGTTTCAGAGCAGGTATTTTATACTTCAAAAGACGGAACAAAAGTTCCGATGATGATTAATTATAAAAAAGGAATAAAGCTGAATGGTAAAAACCCTACAATTCTTTATTCTTACGGTGGTTTCAACGTTAGTTTGCAACCTTCTTTCTCTGTAGTTAATGCAATCTGGATGGAAAACGGTGGAGTTTATGCTGTTCCAAACATCCGTGGTGGTGGTGAATATGGTAAAAAATGGCACGATGCAGGAACGAAAATGCAAAAGAAAAATGTATTTGAAGATTTCATCGCAGCAGGAGAATATTTACAATCGAAAGGGTATACTTCAAAAGAATATATGGCACTTTCAGGAAGATCAAATGGTGGACTTTTAGTTGGGGCTACGATGACGATGCGTCCAGATTTGGCTAAAGTTGCCTTTCCAGGAGTTGGAGTTTTAGATATGTTGAGATACAACAAATTTACCGCTGGAGCAGGTTGGTCTTACGATTATGGAACTGCCGAAGACAACAAAGAAATGTTTGATTATTTAAAATCATATTCTCCGGTTCATAATGTAAAAGCAGGAACTTGTTATCCTTCAACAATGATTATTACAAGTGACCATGATGATAGAGTAGTTCCGGCGCATTCATTCAAATTTGGTGCAGAATTACAGGAAAAGCAAAAATGTGCAAACCCTATTTTATTAAGAATTGAGAAAAATGCAGGCCATGGTGCAGGAAGAGCAACAGACCAAGTAATCAGTGAAAATGCTGATTTAATTTCTTTTGCTTTATACGAAATGGGCATTAAAAAACTTGGAAAATAA
- a CDS encoding FtsX-like permease family protein, whose translation MKKIFNSIILYAGLFIAFILVLSCLQLYENANRLFGSKSSDSNYWLTFSKKITPDNIGRKELLGFNENDISKIKTWTEVKAIYPFSANEFKASANGGDFIPFYTDLYFEGLDLKAIDSDLTDEEFQVKGDEIPIIISREYLNLYNYGFALNQGLPQISEDFAKKIEININITVNKQNKTYKGKMVGLSDRIHSVLIPKKFLDSLNIAEKPQLTTQPKIYNRVLVQVKDSGDEGLVAKMKENGYESNQESLRSAKIKSKLFLVLKIIAVLGVFIFALCLYIIVSFIKIQFLEKQEEVSIKNSLGYSPKKMVSDISKRFSINLMFVLILSLGLLAAGQYFIAQSDVSNGLLSLYINPFLWVVIIIIPILVYFFVNILIYRWLIKSWKI comes from the coding sequence ATGAAGAAAATTTTTAATTCAATTATACTCTACGCAGGGCTATTTATCGCCTTTATTTTGGTCTTATCGTGCCTTCAACTGTATGAAAATGCGAATCGCCTTTTTGGAAGTAAAAGCAGCGACAGTAATTATTGGTTGACATTTAGCAAAAAGATAACTCCTGATAATATTGGAAGAAAAGAACTTTTAGGCTTTAATGAAAATGATATTTCAAAAATTAAAACCTGGACTGAAGTAAAAGCAATTTATCCTTTTTCTGCCAACGAGTTTAAAGCTTCGGCAAATGGTGGCGATTTTATTCCTTTTTATACTGATTTGTACTTTGAAGGCTTAGATTTAAAAGCTATTGACTCTGATTTGACAGATGAAGAATTTCAGGTAAAAGGAGACGAAATCCCAATTATTATTTCAAGAGAATATCTGAATCTTTACAATTACGGATTTGCTTTAAACCAAGGCCTTCCGCAGATTTCTGAAGATTTTGCCAAGAAAATTGAAATCAACATCAATATTACCGTCAACAAACAAAACAAGACGTATAAAGGAAAAATGGTAGGACTTTCAGACAGAATACACTCTGTATTGATTCCGAAAAAATTTCTTGACTCTCTGAATATTGCAGAAAAACCTCAGCTTACAACACAGCCTAAAATTTACAACAGAGTTTTGGTGCAGGTAAAAGATTCTGGTGATGAAGGTTTGGTTGCTAAAATGAAAGAAAATGGCTACGAATCTAATCAGGAAAGTCTTCGTTCGGCAAAAATAAAATCAAAGCTATTTTTAGTTTTAAAAATCATTGCTGTTTTAGGGGTTTTCATCTTTGCTTTATGCCTCTACATTATTGTAAGCTTTATAAAAATTCAGTTTTTAGAAAAGCAGGAAGAGGTTTCCATTAAAAACAGTTTAGGATATTCGCCTAAGAAAATGGTGAGTGACATCAGCAAAAGATTCAGTATCAACTTAATGTTTGTCTTAATTTTAAGCTTAGGATTGCTTGCTGCAGGACAATATTTTATTGCGCAATCTGATGTTTCTAACGGCTTGCTTTCATTGTATATCAATCCTTTCCTGTGGGTGGTCATTATCATCATCCCGATATTGGTTTATTTCTTCGTCAATATTCTTATTTACCGATGGCTGATAAAATCCTGGAAAATATAA
- the menD gene encoding 2-succinyl-5-enolpyruvyl-6-hydroxy-3-cyclohexene-1-carboxylic-acid synthase, whose translation MKKYSAKRSVQVLANILHQYGILDVIISPGSRNAPLAIHFSEIDDFNCFSIIDERSAAFVALGMAMSEKRPVAITCTSGSAAANYYPAVTEAFYQNIPLLILTADRPTDYVDLFDGQTIRQNNLFHQHSYGDFQLVEDSQEDAENINSDLIKKAIELCFEKQGPVHINIPLEEPLYDLVSELPTFPQVEKTIKKKEYEMPSNLVADWNTSQRIMILVGTKGYSPELENQLTQLVKNHSVVVLSEANSNLYHEKFFRHIDRYIFAFTEEDFKTYAPDLLITVGQNVVSKKVKQFLRSAHPKQHWHLDEVWQPDTYFALTQKIEIKPELFFSKLLNFINLEPKPYYNLWDVLRDKKDKKHNDYINLTEFSDFYFFNKASQSIPENYNIHFSNSSAIRYAQLFDFGKRKMYCNRGTSGIDGSTSTAMGFAIKNKNPTLLITGDLSFFYDINGLWNQYIPPFTRIIIFNNGEGNIFKIIPGPGNANSNTVDEFISTKHHKHAEFLAKHFGFSYVKVDDDGTLDRVFENFFKPDSQPRIMEVNTQGKTNADTQKAYFNFLKEN comes from the coding sequence ATGAAAAAATATTCTGCTAAAAGAAGTGTTCAGGTACTTGCCAATATCCTTCACCAATACGGAATTTTAGACGTTATAATATCTCCAGGATCTAGGAATGCTCCTTTGGCGATACATTTTTCAGAGATAGATGATTTCAACTGTTTCAGCATCATTGATGAAAGAAGTGCAGCCTTTGTCGCTCTTGGAATGGCAATGAGCGAGAAGAGACCTGTGGCAATTACCTGTACCAGTGGTTCTGCAGCGGCCAATTATTATCCTGCAGTTACCGAAGCTTTTTATCAGAATATTCCACTGCTGATTTTAACAGCAGACCGACCTACTGATTATGTTGACCTTTTTGACGGGCAAACAATCAGACAAAATAATCTTTTTCATCAGCACTCTTACGGAGATTTTCAACTTGTAGAAGACAGTCAAGAAGACGCAGAAAATATCAATTCAGACCTTATCAAAAAGGCTATCGAGCTTTGTTTTGAAAAGCAAGGTCCGGTTCATATCAATATTCCTCTGGAAGAACCTTTATATGATTTAGTTTCCGAACTTCCTACTTTTCCTCAGGTTGAAAAGACCATTAAAAAGAAAGAGTACGAAATGCCTTCAAATTTAGTGGCAGACTGGAATACCTCACAGAGAATTATGATTCTGGTTGGAACAAAAGGTTACAGTCCGGAATTAGAAAATCAACTTACCCAATTGGTTAAAAATCATTCGGTTGTTGTTTTAAGCGAGGCTAATTCAAATTTATATCATGAGAAATTTTTCAGGCATATTGACCGATATATTTTCGCATTTACCGAAGAGGATTTCAAAACTTACGCACCCGATTTACTGATTACCGTTGGACAAAATGTGGTTTCTAAAAAAGTAAAACAATTTTTGAGAAGTGCACACCCGAAACAACATTGGCATTTGGATGAAGTTTGGCAGCCAGACACGTATTTTGCTCTAACTCAGAAAATAGAAATAAAACCTGAACTTTTCTTTTCTAAATTATTAAATTTCATCAATTTAGAACCAAAACCTTATTATAATCTTTGGGATGTTTTAAGAGATAAAAAAGATAAAAAACATAACGATTATATCAACTTAACCGAATTTTCAGATTTCTATTTCTTTAATAAGGCCTCACAGAGTATTCCTGAGAATTACAATATCCATTTCAGCAATTCATCGGCAATCCGCTATGCTCAATTATTTGATTTTGGGAAGAGAAAAATGTACTGCAACCGCGGAACAAGCGGAATTGACGGCTCTACTTCTACAGCCATGGGATTTGCCATCAAAAATAAAAACCCTACTTTATTGATTACAGGAGATTTAAGCTTTTTCTACGACATCAATGGCTTGTGGAATCAATATATTCCGCCGTTTACAAGAATTATCATTTTTAATAATGGGGAAGGAAATATTTTTAAAATCATTCCCGGACCAGGAAACGCCAACTCAAATACTGTTGATGAATTTATTTCTACCAAACATCATAAACATGCAGAGTTTTTGGCTAAACATTTTGGTTTCTCATATGTAAAAGTGGATGATGATGGAACTTTAGACCGAGTTTTTGAAAATTTCTTTAAGCCAGACTCTCAACCTAGAATAATGGAAGTCAATACACAAGGTAAAACCAATGCTGATACACAGAAAGCTTATTTTAATTTTTTAAAGGAAAATTAA
- a CDS encoding isopenicillin N synthase family dioxygenase has product MDKIPSVDLRDFLSDNPERKQKFVNEIGKAYEEIGFVALKGHFLDDKLVGGLYGEVKNFFELPTETKQKYEIPGIGGQRGYVGFGKETAKGFKKGDLKEFWHFGQYVSDDSKYKSEYPDNVIVDELPQFNEVGKETYQMLEKTGKYVLRALALYLSLDEFYFDNKIAEGNSILRPIHYPPITQEPDDAVRAAAHGDINLITLLMGSQGKGLQVQNHKGEWIDAIAEPDELMINVGDMLSRHTNNKLKSTIHRVVNPPRELWGTSRYSIPFFMHPVSGMSLNALENCVDENNPKLYEDTTAGEFLHERLIELGLIKK; this is encoded by the coding sequence ATGGATAAAATACCTAGTGTAGACCTGCGTGATTTCCTTTCGGACAACCCGGAACGCAAACAGAAATTTGTAAATGAAATCGGAAAAGCTTACGAAGAAATTGGTTTTGTAGCCTTAAAAGGACATTTCCTAGACGACAAACTAGTAGGTGGCCTCTATGGAGAAGTAAAAAACTTCTTTGAACTTCCCACAGAAACTAAACAAAAGTACGAGATTCCCGGAATTGGGGGACAAAGAGGCTATGTTGGTTTTGGTAAAGAAACCGCAAAAGGTTTTAAAAAAGGAGATTTGAAAGAATTTTGGCATTTCGGACAATACGTTTCGGATGACTCAAAATACAAAAGCGAATATCCCGACAATGTAATCGTAGACGAACTTCCACAATTTAATGAAGTAGGTAAAGAAACTTACCAGATGCTTGAAAAAACAGGAAAATATGTTTTGAGAGCTTTGGCGTTGTACCTTAGTCTTGATGAGTTTTATTTTGATAATAAAATTGCAGAAGGTAATTCTATTTTGAGACCAATTCATTATCCGCCAATTACTCAGGAGCCGGATGATGCGGTAAGAGCAGCAGCTCATGGAGACATTAACTTAATTACTCTTTTAATGGGTTCTCAAGGGAAAGGTCTTCAGGTACAAAATCATAAAGGTGAATGGATTGATGCGATTGCAGAACCAGACGAACTAATGATTAACGTTGGAGATATGCTTTCGAGACATACCAACAATAAATTGAAATCTACGATTCACAGAGTTGTAAATCCGCCAAGAGAATTGTGGGGAACTTCAAGATATTCTATCCCTTTCTTTATGCATCCAGTAAGCGGAATGTCGCTGAATGCTTTAGAAAATTGCGTTGATGAAAATAATCCAAAGTTATATGAAGATACAACTGCCGGAGAATTTTTACACGAAAGATTAATTGAATTGGGGTTAATCAAAAAATAA